A genomic region of Sphingobium sp. HWE2-09 contains the following coding sequences:
- the tsaB gene encoding tRNA (adenosine(37)-N6)-threonylcarbamoyltransferase complex dimerization subunit type 1 TsaB: MHLLVIDTATQALSVALLEDGTPIGRFHEVVGRGHAEALLPAIAALPDGGRADMIAVDVGPGSFTGVRIGIAAARALALAWQIPLRGYSAPSMIAAKAAQNHAGGPIAVTITGGHGELFWQCFTPDGLSATSAVTSTPIAQLAQSLDADIFYGTGAEALVTARGDGTAVNLYPDAADYPLIARLAPLPPSPIYGRGADAMTMAERAAS; encoded by the coding sequence TTGCACCTTCTGGTGATCGACACCGCCACGCAGGCTCTGTCCGTCGCGCTGCTGGAGGACGGGACGCCCATCGGCCGTTTCCACGAAGTCGTCGGGCGCGGCCATGCCGAAGCGCTGTTGCCCGCGATCGCCGCCCTGCCCGATGGCGGGCGGGCGGATATGATTGCCGTGGACGTGGGACCAGGCAGCTTTACCGGCGTGCGGATCGGCATCGCCGCCGCGCGGGCGTTGGCGCTGGCATGGCAAATTCCGTTGCGGGGCTATAGTGCACCATCGATGATCGCGGCGAAAGCGGCGCAGAACCATGCGGGTGGACCGATCGCGGTGACCATCACCGGCGGCCATGGCGAACTGTTCTGGCAGTGTTTCACACCCGACGGTTTGTCTGCGACCAGCGCCGTAACCTCGACCCCGATCGCGCAACTGGCGCAGTCGCTCGACGCGGACATATTTTACGGCACGGGCGCGGAGGCGCTGGTGACGGCGCGCGGGGACGGCACAGCCGTGAACCTGTATCCGGATGCCGCCGATTATCCGCTGATCGCGCGACTTGCGCCTTTACCGCCCAGTCCAATCTACGGCCGGGGAGCGGACGCGATGACGATGGCGGAGCGCGCGGCGTCATGA
- a CDS encoding NifU family protein: protein MLIETELTPNPATIKFLPGREVMGAGTRDFATPEEAEASPLADALFGLGDVTGVFFGSNFISVTIAPGAEWFDVKPDVLATLLEHFSANMPLFTLGSAAGISVPADEGSFADDPEDAEIVEQIRELIDTRVRPAVANDGGDIIYRGFDKGTVYLKMQGACAGCPSSTATLKNGIEQLLKHYVPEVTEVRSV from the coding sequence ATGCTGATCGAAACAGAACTGACGCCCAATCCGGCGACCATCAAATTCCTGCCCGGACGTGAGGTCATGGGCGCTGGAACGCGCGATTTCGCGACGCCCGAGGAAGCTGAAGCATCGCCGCTGGCGGACGCGCTGTTCGGGCTGGGCGACGTAACCGGCGTGTTTTTCGGCAGCAACTTTATTTCGGTGACGATCGCGCCGGGTGCCGAATGGTTCGACGTGAAGCCCGATGTGCTGGCGACGCTGCTGGAACATTTTTCCGCCAACATGCCGCTATTCACGCTGGGTTCGGCCGCGGGGATCAGCGTGCCTGCGGACGAAGGCAGCTTTGCCGACGATCCGGAGGACGCGGAAATCGTTGAGCAGATCCGCGAACTGATCGACACGCGCGTGCGTCCGGCGGTGGCGAATGACGGTGGCGACATCATCTATCGCGGGTTCGACAAGGGCACGGTCTACCTCAAGATGCAGGGCGCCTGCGCGGGATGCCCGTCCTCAACCGCGACGCTGAAGAACGGCATCGAGCAGTTGCTGAAACATTATGTGCCCGAAGTGACCGAGGTTCGATCGGTCTGA
- a CDS encoding efflux RND transporter periplasmic adaptor subunit, protein MQQGTILGLLICLSALSLSACSESQPPAPPPPTVGVVTLKTESAPLMTELPGRIVAVETAEVRPQINGVIRRRLFEEGGYVRAGQLLYEIDDAPYRAALAQAQGSLAKANAAIRSTGLQAQRYKDLVGINAVSRQEYDDADAAAQQARADVAAQRGAVQAAQVNQNFTRLRAPISGRISRSLFTPGALVQAGQADPLTTIQRTDTVYVDVSQSAAQIIDLKQAMKSGGISAAQGARIQLMLPNGSVYPIEGRLQFSEVTVDQTSGAVTLRASFPNPDGLLLPGMYVRAKLVEGQVTQAILAPQQGISRDARGRATAMVVGKDNKAEMRQVTVDRVVGDKWIVTKGLKPGDKLIVEGLVNLRPGSVVKPGAPQQVTVADGGAQNGAQNSAQGGAN, encoded by the coding sequence ATGCAACAGGGGACAATCTTAGGCCTGCTGATATGCTTATCGGCACTGTCGCTCAGTGCGTGCAGCGAAAGCCAGCCGCCCGCCCCGCCGCCGCCAACGGTCGGCGTCGTCACGCTGAAAACCGAGTCGGCCCCCCTGATGACCGAGCTGCCCGGCCGGATCGTGGCCGTGGAAACCGCCGAAGTGCGTCCCCAGATCAACGGCGTCATCCGTCGCCGCCTGTTCGAAGAGGGCGGCTATGTCCGCGCGGGCCAGCTTCTCTACGAAATTGACGACGCACCTTATCGCGCCGCCCTGGCCCAGGCGCAGGGTTCGCTGGCAAAGGCCAACGCCGCTATCCGCTCGACCGGATTGCAGGCGCAGCGATACAAGGATCTGGTCGGTATCAACGCCGTCAGCCGCCAGGAATATGACGATGCCGATGCCGCAGCGCAGCAGGCGCGTGCCGATGTTGCAGCGCAACGTGGCGCTGTTCAGGCAGCGCAAGTGAATCAGAATTTCACACGGCTTCGCGCCCCCATCTCCGGCCGCATCAGCCGTTCGCTCTTCACCCCCGGCGCGCTCGTGCAGGCGGGGCAGGCCGATCCGCTGACGACAATTCAGCGCACCGATACTGTCTATGTCGATGTCTCACAGTCGGCCGCGCAGATCATCGACCTCAAGCAGGCGATGAAAAGCGGCGGCATCAGCGCCGCTCAGGGCGCACGCATCCAGTTGATGCTGCCCAATGGCAGCGTCTATCCGATCGAAGGGCGGCTACAATTTTCCGAAGTCACCGTCGATCAGACGTCCGGCGCGGTAACCCTGCGTGCATCCTTCCCCAATCCCGACGGCCTGCTTCTTCCCGGCATGTATGTCCGCGCCAAACTGGTCGAAGGGCAAGTGACCCAGGCGATCCTGGCGCCGCAGCAGGGCATCAGCCGCGATGCGCGCGGCCGCGCCACCGCCATGGTCGTGGGCAAGGATAACAAGGCCGAAATGCGTCAGGTCACGGTCGACCGCGTGGTTGGCGACAAATGGATCGTCACCAAGGGGCTGAAGCCCGGCGACAAGCTGATCGTCGAAGGCCTGGTCAACCTGCGGCCCGGATCGGTCGTAAAGCCGGGCGCGCCGCAGCAGGTCACCGTCGCCGACGGTGGCGCGCAAAATGGCGCGCAAAACAGTGCTCAGGGCGGGGCAAACTAA
- a CDS encoding pyridoxamine 5'-phosphate oxidase family protein, producing the protein MTDEADIRDRFWSDLSSSPFVMLGLQNSTEHSLPMTAQLDPKANHCFWFYTSRDNRLAPGGPAMAQFVAKDHYLFACVEGTLVPETDPAIIDRYWSKEVEAWYPGGRNDPNLLMLRFDLGTAEIWRSDMSIKGVFKMLFGGDVRDEMKGKHAEVVL; encoded by the coding sequence ATGACTGACGAAGCCGACATTCGCGACCGTTTCTGGAGCGACCTTTCCAGCAGCCCCTTCGTCATGCTGGGCTTGCAGAACAGCACGGAACACAGCCTGCCGATGACCGCGCAGTTGGACCCCAAGGCCAATCATTGCTTCTGGTTCTATACCTCGCGCGACAACCGCCTCGCCCCCGGAGGCCCGGCCATGGCGCAGTTCGTGGCGAAGGATCACTATCTCTTCGCCTGCGTCGAAGGCACGCTGGTGCCGGAGACGGACCCCGCCATCATCGACCGCTACTGGTCGAAGGAAGTCGAAGCCTGGTATCCGGGTGGCCGCAACGATCCCAACCTGCTGATGCTGCGCTTCGATTTGGGCACGGCGGAAATCTGGCGTTCCGACATGTCGATCAAGGGCGTCTTCAAGATGCTGTTCGGCGGCGACGTGCGAGACGAGATGAAGGGCAAACATGCAGAGGTCGTCCTCTGA
- a CDS encoding GNAT family N-acetyltransferase, whose protein sequence is MIPDLQLDTYDEGERNALSDAMDVMACAFDPVFGEAWTLPQLAGVMVMPGTWLTVARLDAAPLGFALVRSVLDECELLLLAVDPAWRGRGIGETLLRHSLVTARRRGIMSMNLEVRSTNKAVKLYEKSGFEYVHRRPGYYRGNDGQLHDALSFRIDMMA, encoded by the coding sequence ATGATCCCCGACCTGCAACTCGACACTTATGATGAGGGCGAGCGCAACGCGCTGAGCGATGCGATGGACGTCATGGCGTGCGCGTTCGATCCGGTGTTCGGCGAGGCATGGACCCTGCCGCAACTGGCGGGCGTCATGGTGATGCCGGGCACATGGCTGACGGTCGCGCGGCTGGACGCGGCGCCACTGGGGTTCGCGCTGGTGCGGTCGGTGCTGGACGAGTGCGAATTGTTGCTGCTGGCGGTCGATCCTGCCTGGCGCGGGCGCGGAATTGGCGAAACCTTGCTGCGTCACAGCTTGGTCACGGCGCGACGGCGCGGCATCATGTCCATGAACCTGGAAGTGCGGTCAACGAACAAGGCCGTAAAACTATACGAGAAAAGCGGGTTCGAATATGTACATCGTCGTCCTGGTTACTATCGCGGCAATGATGGTCAACTTCATGACGCGCTGAGTTTTCGCATCGACATGATGGCATGA
- a CDS encoding TetR/AcrR family transcriptional regulator: MVAMQQEKNGRTSILSAARTLFERHGFHQTPMAELASVAQVSVGQIYRLFKSKEDIIEALVLADADQWCAQIAAVQARMDAGALTVEQSFEQILLHTIDEKDEALAFDILAESFRNPAVADTIAGLCERVRAFIRYFACAANDQLSGETLDAAEEMILACMFGLGHRSLSRPKLSAATTAHRSAQMIVAALKGMR; the protein is encoded by the coding sequence ATGGTTGCAATGCAGCAAGAAAAAAATGGTCGTACATCTATTTTGTCGGCTGCACGCACCTTATTCGAACGCCACGGATTTCACCAGACCCCCATGGCGGAACTGGCGTCGGTTGCCCAAGTGTCGGTCGGGCAAATCTATCGGCTGTTCAAAAGCAAGGAAGATATCATCGAGGCGCTGGTCCTTGCCGACGCCGACCAATGGTGCGCGCAGATCGCCGCGGTGCAGGCCCGGATGGATGCAGGCGCGCTGACGGTGGAGCAAAGTTTCGAGCAGATATTGTTGCATACGATCGACGAGAAGGACGAAGCGCTGGCCTTCGACATTCTGGCGGAAAGTTTTCGTAACCCCGCCGTCGCCGACACCATTGCCGGATTGTGCGAGCGGGTTCGCGCGTTCATTCGTTATTTCGCTTGCGCCGCCAACGACCAGTTGTCGGGCGAGACGCTGGATGCAGCGGAGGAAATGATCCTGGCCTGCATGTTCGGCCTGGGCCATCGCAGCCTGTCGCGACCGAAATTGTCCGCGGCCACCACGGCCCATCGGAGTGCCCAGATGATCGTGGCGGCGCTCAAAGGCATGCGGTAA
- a CDS encoding M16 family metallopeptidase, with amino-acid sequence MHFIPRRSAASLSVIALLLSGSPLAAQTDTAPTAAQKPASGQAQVRPWLYENSDVPIDPAWRFGTLSNGLRYAIRRNGVPPGQVSVRLRIDAGSLMERPEELGYAHFIEHLSMRGSRHVPDGESKRIWQRLGVTFGSDSNAQTTPTGTTYALDLPQATEASLGESMKILAGMMVDPNIVDNAVDAERAVVLAERRESDGPQMRISDASRLHFFAGQPLADHAPIGTIATLTAATAAKVEAFQQRWYRPENAVISIAGDIDPALAERLIKDNFGSWNPPGKGAPLPDFGAPNAKLPATRVVVEPGVPLGLTLAWLRPWTTHADTIVYNQDKLTDMLALQIISRRLEQAARGGGSFLQAGVDQQDVSRSVDGTFVTIIPTGDNWEKALADVRAVVEDAKAAPPSKAEIDREYAQMDTALAIQVENADTEPGARQASDLVSAVDIRETTVSPEAAVDIFRAGKPAMTPEKILESTRRLFSAGVFRALLITGKVQPGLDAKLAAAVAAPVKAATNARLADKAVTMDDLPKLGAPGTVVSRTPIGLPGMEVITFSNGVKLTLFANDAETEKVRINVRFGHGQQAFSPTKPVASWAADYALIASGIGKLGQRELDDLTNGRRMGMDFSTDDDAFEMQVVTRPADYRDQLRLFATKLAEPGWDPAPLARVKTGASVAYDAMSRSPDAVLGRDLNWLLHDKDVRFRTPSREEINGLTPQAFRATWEPILASGPIEVQIFGQVKADDAIQAVAATFGALPARPDVPVPAINRAMRFPAHVETPVILRHEGDKEQAAAVMAWPTAGGFELQKQARQLEILTQIFNDRLFDKLRSTQGAAYSPSVQNNWPFSYESGGYILVTSQVRPDRIAYFYGVVKDTAADLAKTPVSADELQRAIAPMRQQLMRASTGNAFWMNQMEGATHDPRYVDAMKSMSQDMLSVTPADIQALAAKYLVPGKSWSAVVLPEGVAAR; translated from the coding sequence ATGCATTTCATCCCCCGCCGTTCGGCCGCCTCGCTTTCCGTCATCGCCCTTCTTCTGTCGGGGTCGCCGCTCGCGGCCCAGACCGACACGGCCCCCACCGCTGCGCAAAAACCGGCGAGCGGCCAGGCGCAGGTCCGACCCTGGCTCTACGAAAATAGCGACGTGCCGATCGATCCGGCCTGGCGTTTCGGCACGCTGTCCAACGGCTTGCGCTACGCCATACGGCGCAATGGCGTGCCGCCGGGGCAGGTGTCCGTCCGCCTGCGGATCGACGCAGGCTCGCTGATGGAGCGGCCCGAAGAACTGGGTTACGCCCATTTCATCGAACATCTCTCGATGCGCGGATCGCGCCACGTGCCCGACGGCGAATCCAAGCGCATCTGGCAGCGCCTCGGCGTCACCTTCGGCAGCGACAGCAATGCGCAGACCACCCCCACCGGCACCACCTATGCGCTCGACCTGCCGCAGGCGACGGAGGCGAGCCTGGGCGAGAGCATGAAAATCCTCGCCGGGATGATGGTCGATCCCAATATCGTCGATAATGCGGTAGACGCCGAACGCGCCGTCGTGCTGGCCGAACGGCGCGAAAGCGACGGCCCGCAAATGCGCATATCCGACGCCAGCCGCCTCCATTTCTTCGCGGGCCAGCCGCTGGCCGATCATGCGCCGATCGGCACCATCGCCACGCTGACGGCGGCCACCGCCGCCAAGGTGGAGGCCTTTCAACAGCGCTGGTATCGCCCCGAAAACGCCGTGATCTCCATCGCTGGCGACATCGACCCGGCTTTGGCGGAACGTCTGATCAAGGATAATTTCGGCAGCTGGAATCCGCCGGGGAAGGGCGCCCCGCTGCCCGATTTCGGCGCCCCCAATGCCAAGCTGCCCGCCACCCGTGTGGTGGTTGAACCTGGTGTCCCGCTGGGCCTGACGCTGGCCTGGCTCCGTCCCTGGACGACCCATGCCGACACCATCGTCTATAATCAGGACAAGCTGACCGACATGCTCGCGCTGCAGATCATCAGCCGCCGGCTGGAGCAGGCGGCCCGCGGCGGCGGCAGCTTCCTGCAGGCTGGCGTCGATCAGCAGGATGTCAGCCGCTCGGTCGATGGCACGTTCGTCACCATCATCCCGACGGGCGACAATTGGGAAAAGGCGCTGGCCGATGTCCGCGCCGTGGTTGAGGACGCAAAGGCCGCTCCGCCCAGCAAGGCGGAAATCGATCGCGAATATGCGCAAATGGATACCGCGCTCGCCATCCAGGTCGAAAATGCCGACACGGAACCGGGCGCGCGCCAGGCCAGCGATCTGGTAAGCGCTGTCGATATCCGCGAAACCACCGTCAGCCCGGAGGCCGCGGTCGATATCTTCCGCGCAGGCAAGCCTGCCATGACGCCGGAAAAGATATTGGAGTCCACCCGCCGTCTCTTCTCTGCGGGCGTATTCCGCGCCTTGCTGATCACCGGAAAGGTGCAGCCGGGCCTCGACGCCAAACTCGCCGCCGCCGTGGCCGCGCCGGTCAAGGCGGCGACCAACGCGCGCCTGGCGGACAAGGCCGTGACCATGGACGATCTGCCCAAGCTGGGCGCGCCCGGAACGGTCGTGTCGCGCACGCCAATCGGCTTGCCCGGCATGGAGGTGATCACTTTCTCCAACGGCGTTAAACTCACGCTGTTCGCCAATGACGCCGAAACCGAAAAAGTCCGCATCAACGTCCGCTTCGGCCATGGGCAGCAGGCCTTTTCCCCAACCAAGCCCGTCGCCAGCTGGGCCGCCGACTACGCCCTGATTGCCAGCGGCATCGGCAAGCTGGGTCAGCGCGAACTGGACGACCTGACCAATGGTCGCCGCATGGGCATGGACTTTTCGACCGACGACGATGCCTTCGAAATGCAGGTGGTGACGCGCCCGGCCGATTATCGCGACCAGTTGCGGCTGTTCGCGACGAAGCTCGCCGAACCGGGCTGGGATCCGGCCCCCCTCGCGCGGGTCAAAACGGGCGCATCGGTCGCCTACGACGCCATGTCGCGCTCGCCGGACGCTGTGCTGGGCCGCGATCTCAACTGGCTTCTGCATGACAAGGATGTGCGCTTCCGCACGCCCTCTCGCGAGGAAATCAACGGCCTGACACCCCAGGCCTTCCGCGCGACATGGGAACCGATCCTGGCGTCGGGACCGATCGAGGTGCAGATTTTCGGCCAGGTAAAGGCCGATGACGCGATCCAGGCCGTCGCCGCCACATTCGGCGCTTTGCCCGCCCGACCGGACGTGCCGGTCCCCGCGATCAACCGCGCCATGCGCTTCCCTGCGCATGTCGAAACCCCGGTGATCCTACGCCACGAAGGCGACAAGGAACAGGCCGCCGCAGTCATGGCCTGGCCCACTGCAGGCGGCTTCGAACTGCAAAAGCAGGCGCGCCAGCTGGAAATCCTGACGCAAATCTTCAACGATCGCCTGTTCGACAAATTGCGTTCGACGCAAGGCGCGGCCTATTCGCCCAGCGTCCAGAATAATTGGCCCTTCTCCTACGAGAGCGGCGGCTATATTCTGGTCACCAGCCAGGTGCGGCCCGACCGGATCGCCTATTTCTATGGCGTGGTGAAGGATACGGCGGCCGATCTCGCCAAGACGCCGGTCAGCGCCGACGAATTGCAACGCGCGATCGCGCCGATGCGTCAGCAACTCATGCGCGCCAGCACCGGCAACGCCTTCTGGATGAACCAGATGGAAGGCGCCACGCACGATCCGCGCTATGTCGATGCGATGAAGTCGATGTCGCAGGATATGTTGTCGGTCACCCCTGCGGATATTCAGGCGCTGGCGGCCAAATATCTCGTCCCGGGCAAAAGCTGGTCGGCGGTGGTATTGCCGGAGGGGGTGGCGGCGCGCTGA
- a CDS encoding DEAD/DEAH box helicase yields MQFNELGLAEPIMKALASKNYVTPTPIQQKAIPVLLDGKDLCGIAQTGTGKTAAFALPSLDYFARNPRDTPVKGCRMLVLAPTRELAAQIAQSFRDYGRFLKLSVETVFGGVPINKQIRALAGGVDVVVATPGRLLDLIDQRALTLKDVEIFVLDEADQMMDMGFIHPLKRVAKMLPTDRQNLFFSATMPKEIEALAAQFLNNPVKVSVAPQSTTAERVRQQMTFVNQAEKQALLHLVIQSEDIDRALIFTRTKHGADRVVRFLEGAGIDAFAIHGNKSQGQRTTALQAFRQGKVKLLVATDIAARGIDVSGVSHVINFEIPNVAEQYVHRIGRTARAGADGIAISFVADDERPYLKAIEKATRVKLDVVPLPENFLEAVRNLPKPAAPKKGPSQSPQQQARRADGQRKYQDGQRQQRGAPDRAHRADGDAPAKRPFNRRRSGSSVGAHKGAVQRTGAPR; encoded by the coding sequence ATGCAATTCAACGAACTTGGTCTGGCTGAGCCGATCATGAAGGCGCTCGCCTCCAAAAATTACGTCACGCCGACCCCGATCCAGCAAAAGGCGATCCCCGTCTTGCTGGACGGCAAGGATCTGTGCGGCATCGCCCAGACCGGCACCGGCAAGACCGCGGCCTTCGCGCTGCCCAGCCTCGACTATTTCGCCCGCAACCCGCGCGACACCCCGGTTAAGGGCTGCCGTATGCTGGTGCTGGCACCGACCCGCGAACTCGCTGCGCAGATCGCGCAGAGCTTCCGCGACTATGGCCGCTTCCTCAAATTGTCGGTGGAAACCGTGTTCGGCGGCGTGCCCATCAACAAGCAGATCCGCGCTCTTGCCGGTGGCGTCGATGTCGTCGTCGCGACGCCCGGCCGTTTGCTCGACCTGATCGATCAGCGCGCTCTTACCCTCAAGGACGTGGAAATCTTCGTCCTCGACGAAGCCGACCAGATGATGGACATGGGCTTCATCCATCCCTTGAAGCGCGTCGCCAAGATGCTGCCGACCGATCGCCAGAACCTCTTCTTCTCGGCGACCATGCCCAAGGAGATCGAGGCGCTCGCCGCGCAGTTCCTCAACAATCCGGTCAAGGTCAGCGTTGCCCCGCAATCGACCACCGCCGAACGCGTCCGTCAGCAGATGACCTTCGTCAACCAGGCGGAAAAGCAGGCGCTGCTGCATCTGGTGATCCAGAGCGAGGATATCGACCGCGCCCTCATCTTCACCCGCACCAAACATGGCGCCGATCGCGTCGTGCGCTTCCTGGAAGGCGCGGGCATCGACGCCTTCGCCATCCATGGCAACAAGAGCCAGGGTCAGCGCACCACCGCGCTCCAGGCGTTCCGCCAGGGCAAGGTGAAGCTGCTGGTCGCGACCGATATCGCCGCGCGCGGCATCGACGTGTCGGGCGTCAGCCACGTCATCAATTTCGAAATTCCCAACGTCGCCGAACAATATGTGCACCGCATCGGTCGCACGGCGCGGGCAGGGGCCGACGGCATCGCCATCAGCTTCGTTGCGGATGACGAGCGTCCCTATTTGAAGGCGATCGAAAAGGCGACCCGCGTCAAGCTGGACGTCGTCCCTCTGCCGGAGAATTTCCTGGAAGCCGTGCGCAACCTGCCCAAGCCCGCCGCGCCCAAGAAAGGCCCGAGCCAAAGCCCGCAGCAGCAGGCCCGCCGCGCCGATGGTCAGCGCAAATATCAGGACGGCCAGCGCCAGCAGCGCGGCGCGCCCGACCGCGCTCACCGCGCCGATGGCGACGCGCCTGCCAAGCGCCCCTTCAACCGCCGCCGTAGCGGATCGTCCGTCGGCGCGCATAAGGGCGCGGTCCAGCGCACCGGCGCACCGCGCTAA